Below is a window of Aeromonas veronii DNA.
TCCAGGTTGATCACCGCCTGCTGTAAGGCTTGTGAATCGTACTCTTTCAGCCAGCTGTATTTGCGCGATTTTTTTGCCACAGCGAGCAGGGGTTTCAAGTCGCGTTTGGGTTTCAGTGAAACCCTGTGGCGCTGGAACATGTGCCGCTGAATATGAAGGGCTTTGTTGTACGCAAACCGCACCGCGCCGAACTGGGCATTGAGGAATGCCGCTTGTTCGTCGGTGGGGTAAATACGTACTTTTGTGGCTCTTTTCATGATTAAAAACACAGTCTGTATATAAGCACAGTTATAGCGCGTGCCAGTGAAATCAACAACCGCTGCTGACGTGCGGCAGGCGCGACTATCGAGACACTGAAGACATAGGCTGGCTCGCAAACGCATCAGATTAGCACCCCTTATATCCCCGCTCGATTGGGCGAGGGTTTACGGGGCATCCGCTAAATTCCTTCCCCGTAGAAAAACGCTATGCCAATTATTGCCTTACTCAATAAGGTGAACACTGGCATAGTGTTCTGCAACACCATAAAATCACCCCAGTACCCATACTGGAGCAAGGCATGTATTCCTACGTAGCAAGACAGCCGATCCTCGACAGAGACCTCAATACCCACGCCTATGAGCTGCTCTTTCGCGATAGTCTGAATAATGTCTTCCCGAGTATCTCCTCCCAGCAGGCGACGTCACGCCTGGTGGTCGAACAGTTCCTGCAACAGAATATCGATCAGCTGTTGGGGGGCCGCCCCTGCTTTATCAATTTTCCCCACTCACTGCTGCTGGAGGGATTGGCAGAGTGCCTGCCGCCCGAAAAAGTGGTGATTGAGATCCTGGAAGATTCCCCACCTGATGATGCCTTGCTGGAAAAGGTGAAACAGCTGCACAAGCTCGGTTATCAGCTGGCGCTCGATGACTTCACCATGTCACCGGATTGGGAGCGTTTCTTCCCTTTTATCCACATTATCAAGTTTGATCTTCGCGCCACCTCCCTGCTGCAGATCAAGGTGTTTATTCAGCGGCATCAAGCGTTGGGGCTCACCTATCTGGCGGAAAAAGTGGAGGACAAGGCAGAGTTCGAGCGGGTCAAACAGCTGGGGATCCAGCTATTCCAGGGCTTTTTCTTCAGTCGACCCGAGATGGTCAAGCAAGCTACCATGGCACCGGCGCAGGTCGTGGTGATGCAGTTGCTCAACGTGGTTAACGAGACAGAGCCTGATATCAACAAGATTGAGCAGCTACTCGGTCAGGATATCTCCCTCTCCCTCAAGCTGCTGCGCTACGTTAACCATCTCAAAGGCCATACCAACCCTATTTCGTCATTTCGCCAAGCTGCCATCTATCTGGGCAACACCCAGCTAAAGCGTTTTGTCTCGCTGGTGGCGGCGACCAGTGCAGGCAAGGGCAAGAGCGCCGAGCTCTATCAAATGTCGATGATCCGCGCCCGATTCTGCGAGCTGCTGGCCCATGCCCATGCCCCGACCCAACAGGCACAACAGGCCTTTATCACCGGCCTCTTCTCCCTGCTGGATGTACTGATGGAGCAGCCGATGGACAAGCTGCTGGGTACTATCCCCCTTATTGAAGATATTCGGCTGGCGCTGCTGGAACGCAAAGGCAATCTCGGTTTCTACCTCGCGTTTTGTGAAGATTACGAAAATGCCAACTGGTCAAGAGTCACAGCCAGAACCGCAAAGTTAGGGCTCAACGAGGATAAGGTGAGTCACCTTTATCTGGCCGCCACCACCTGGGTCAACGAACAGCTGCTGGCGATGGAGGCCACCAATTAATTCGTCTCGTCATTCACCTCGACCGCGATGGCGGTCGCCTCCCCGCCCCCGATACAGAGCACGGCCACTCCCCGCCGCAAACTCCGTTGCCGCAGCGCGGCGATCAGGGTAACCAGAATGCGTGCGCCACTCGCTCCCAGCGGATGACCGAGGGCACAGGCCCCGCCATGCACATTGACCTTGTGATGAGGAATGCCGACCCCGCTCATGGCCAGCATGGTAACCATGGCAAAGGCCTCGTTGATCTCGAACAGATCCACCTCTTCCACCGACCATGCCAGACGATCCAGCAGCCGTGAGATGGCTCCAATGGGCGCAGAGGTAAATTCGGCGGGCAATGCCGCATGGCTCTGATAACCGACAATCCGTGCCAGCACAGGCACTTGCCAGGCTTGCGCCGTGGCGCCATCCATCAATATCAGCGCTGCCGCACCGTCCGAGATGGAGCTCGAATTGGCCGCCGTTATGGTGCCCTCCTTGCCAAACGCAGGTTTCAGGGTCGGGATCTTCTCCGGTCTGCCTTTACTAGGCTGTTCGTCTTCGGCCAGCAACAAGCGATCACCGCGATAGACACTTGCCAACTCGGATGCAAACGCACCGGCTTGCTGCGCATCCCGGGCCCGCTGCAATGACGCAAGGGCAAACTCATCCATGGCACTGCGGGTCAAACTGGCCTGATCGGCGCTGCGCTGGGCATGTATCCCCATCAGCTGGCCATCATAGGCATCTTGCAAACCGTCGAGGAAGAGGTGATCCAGCACCTTTTGATGCCCCATCCGAAAGCCGCTGCGGGCGTTATCCAGCAGATAGGGGGCACGACTCATGCTCTCCATCCCCCCCGCCACCACCACCCGGTTATCGCCCAGGCGAATGGTATCCGCCGCCAGCATCACCGCCTTCATACCGGAGCCACACACCTTGTTGATCGTGGTTGCGGGCACACTATCTGGCAGCCCCGCTTTCAACAACGCCTGCCGGGCGGGCGCTTGCCCCACGCCCGCCGCCAGCACATTGCCCATAAACACTTCATCGACCTGCTCCGGACGCAGCCCGCTTTGTTGCAGTGCCGCCTCGATGGCACAGGCTCCCAACTCAGGCGCCGTCACCTCAGCCAATGCCCCCTGAAATGCCCCCATCGGAGTCCGTTTCGCCGCCACAATTGCAATATCCATTTGCCTGCCTCTGTTTGTTACATGGCCATAACATAGGGGTTCTGACGCGATGGAACAAGAGTTGCAGTGCAGTTTACGTTTAGGTAAGGTGCAGGCAGGATTTAGTTCGCCAAGAAGTCTGTATGACTAACAAGGATGAAGGACGGCGCTTCAGCATCAGTGAGCTGGCCCGGGAATTTGATATTACGACGCGCAGTATCCGTTTCTACGAGGATCAGGGGTTGCTCAATCCTGCCAGAGAGGGACAGACCCGCATTTATAGCAAGCAGGATCGGGTTCGCCTCAAGCTCACCCTGCGCGGCAAGCGGCTCGGCTTCAGCCTCGCCGAGATCCGCGAGCTATTTGATCTCTATGATGCCGACAAGAGCAGCCGCACCCAGCTGCAGACCATGCTGGGTCTGGTCGAGGAGAAACGGGAGACACTGCAACAGCAGATGGAAGATATCAGGATGGTGCTGCTGGAGCTGGATGCCGCCGAGCAGCGCTGCCAACAGGCGCTGAGCCAGCTGGGATAACCGGCTTGCGGTGGCTGTTCAGGTCGCCCTCTCTACCCGCTCACAAGATGCCAGATAGCAAAAAGCCACTCCTGAAAGTGGCTTTTCTTCAACCTGACGGTTCGCTATTAAACGCGAACGAAGTCCAGGTGGATCAGCTTGTAACGTACCGGGTGACGCTGGATAGCTTTCACTTTTACGTTAACTTCTTCACCGTTGATAACCAGAGTCAGTACAGACTCATAGAATTCCGGCTTCTCTTGAGCCAGAACCATTTTCTTGTGGTCAACAGTGATGGACAGAGCTTCTTTGCCTGCACCGTAAACGATGGCAGGAACTTGGTCAGCTTGACGCAGGCGGCGGCTCGCACCTTTCCCCAGGTCAGAACGGACTTCAGCTTGGAATACGAAAGACATAGTATGTATCTCTTTTGGATGGATTTATGGCGCTAACTGCGACCGGTCAGCACCTCGCAAAACGAGCGCGAATACTACCACGGGCCAAATTTGCATACAAGGTAACGACGCTGCATTTAGCGCCCCTGCTCCAACCGGGCAAATTGCTGCTGGCGCTGGGCTGGGCTCAAGGCATCAAACTGCGCCAGGGTCTCGGCGCGCGGGCAGTAAAGACCATCCCCCGTTCTGACCCGAATGCTCTTGCCAAGCCGCTGCTGATTCTCCGCCACCAGCGCCAGCAAATAGCTGTAGGTATCGACCCCCTGGGCACTGGATAGCTGATTGGCAATGCGCCACAGCGTCTCCCCTGCGGCGACCTGATGACACACCGTTTGTGAGCCGCCGGCCGCCGGATCCGAAAGGGTGAGCATGGCGTCACTGCCTGTGGATAAGCTAGCCGTGCGGCTGGCGAGAGCCATTCCGCCTCCAATCAACGCATCTGCGCCAGCCATCCCCGCAGTGCGATACGTCACCCCAAGCTGAGCCAGCAGAGGTTCACTCTCGTCGGTGTAAGTGAGACTATCAACACCACCAAGCGCGTCTTGGGGCGCGCGGAACTCGGCGATAAAGGGTGCGATGGGTTGCGCGTGATAACCAGAGGAACCACTCCCCTGCTGAACGATTGCACCAGCCGCAACAGACTGCCCGGGGACAACCCCGTAAGCCATCTCGTCGATGCGCCGCAGCCTTGCCAGATAGGTTTTGGAGCTGCGCCTCCCCTCGAACAGATCGAAGGGGGCACCAGCCGGGCTGGAAAGAGGATCTGCCAGCGACCATGCTTCTGCTGCTGGGCCAGCGGCGGAAACTGATTGCCACGCCAGGCCACAAACATCGCAGGCGGCGTGCGCGCCAGCGGGTAATATTCCGGGTTCAACTGCACCCAGGTTTGTTCCGCGATGGGTTGATAACCGCTGATCATCACCTGCGCCACACTCAACCAGATCCCCAGCATCATTACCTCCCTGACTTGCGGTTTGAAGGGGGCCAGCTGACTGGCAGCCCCCGCTCATCACGCGCTATCACGCTGTTAAAACAGACAGATAGCAGCTTAGCACTGAGCGATGGCGTTCAGCACCCGTTTATCGGAGACCGGATACGGCGTCCCCAGATTCTGGGCAAAGAACGATACCCGCAGCTCCTCAATCATCCAGCGAATATTGGCCACCTCGGCCGGGATCAGCTGGGATTTGGGGATCTTGGCGAGCAGTGCCTTGTACTCCGACTCCACGCTCTGCACCTTGAGCATGTAGACCCGATCCCGGTTGGGATCGATAGCCAGCTTCTCCAGACGTCGTTCAATGGCGCGCAGATAGCGCAGCAAGTCAGGCAGCCGCTGCCAGCCGGTCTCGGTGACGAAGCCCTTGTGGATCAAATTGCCGAGCTGTAACTGGATATCCGACATGGCAAAGGCGGTATCGAGCTGCATCTTGCCCTTGAGCCGCTTCTTGATCTCATGGGAGAGGGTCAACACGGCTTCCACCTGCTTGGCCACTTCTACCACCGCATCGTTGAGCTCGGCACGGACAAACTCCTTGAGCGCCTCGAAACCGACCTCGTCCCAAGCCATGCCGCCGTGCTGCTCAATGAGCTTGTCGCAGCCGCAGGCGATGCAGTCATCGATAAGCTCGGCCACCTTGCCAAACGGGTTGAAATAGAGCCCCAGCTTGGCCTTGTTGGGCAACTTCTCCTGCAGGTATTTGATGGGGGACGGCACGTTGAGCAGTACCAGCCGGCGCTGACCGGCCCACATCAGCTGCTGCTGTACCACCGGGCTCTCCACCAGCTGGATGGCGACCGAATCCTTCTGATCCACCAACGCCGGATAGGCTTTCACCTCGAAGCCGCCGCGCTTCTGGCTGTACTCCTGCGGTAACTCGCCAAAGCTCCACAGGGTGAGACCGGACTGCTCGATGTCATCGTCTGCCACTTGCGACAGGGTCTCCTGTACCTTGCCACGCAGCGACTCTTTCAATGCCTCCAGATCTTTGCCTTCCGCTACCTTCTTGTGCTTGTCATCGACCACCCGGAAAGTGAGTTTCAGGTGATCGGGTACCGCAGCCCAGTCCCAGGATTCGCGGGGCACGGTGACACCGGTCATACGGCGCAGCTGACGCTCCATCTCGTCCAGCAGCGGCCCCTGCTCGGGGTTGAGGGTGGCGAGCAGCGCATCGGCGTAGTTCGGCGCCGGCACGAAGTTCTTGCGCATCGGCTTGGGCATCGACTTGATGAGGGCCACCAACAGTTCATGACGCAGCCCGGGGATCAGCCACTCGAACCCCTTCACCTCCACCTGATTCAGGAGCGGCAGCGGAATATGCAAGGTCACGCCGTCCGCCGCCTCTCCCGGCTCGAACTGATAGGTCAACTTGAGCTTGAGGCGTCCCTGCTGCCAGAAGTTGGGGTAGTCGAGATCGCTGATGTGGGCCGCATCCCCCTTCATCAGCATCTCTTTCTCGAAGTTGAGCAGCTCGGGATCCCGCTTTTGCGCCTCTTTCCACCACTTGTCGAAGTGACGGGCGGAGATCACCTCCTCCGGCAAACGGGCATCATAGAAGCGGAACAGATCCTCGTCATCCACCAGAATGTCGCGACGACGGGATTTGTGTTCCAGCGCCTCCACCTCGGCCAAGAGCTTGCGATTGTCGCTGAAGAAGCGGTGACGGGTCTCGAAATCCCCCTCCACCAACGCGCGGCGTATAAACAGCTCGCGGCACAGCGCCGGATCGATACGGCTGAAGTTGATGGTGCGCTCATTGACCAGCGTCAGGCCATAAAGCGTTACCTTCTCCTTGGCCATCACGGCGCCATTTTTCTTCGACCAGTGGGGGTCGCTGTGGTGCAGCTTGATGAGGTGGCCCGCCAGCGGCTCCACCCACTCGGGCTCAATCTTGGCGTTGATGCGAGCGTAGAGGCGCGAGGTCTCTACCAATTCTGCGGCCATCACCCACTTGGGCGGCTTCTTGAACAGACCCGATGCCGGGAACAGGTGGAAGCGGCCGTTGCGGGCGCCAAGGAACTCGGGCTTTTCCAGATCCTTGTTGCCGATGTGGCTCAAAAGACCGGTCAGCAACGCGCAGTGCACCGTCTTGAAATCCGCCGGTTCATGGTTGGCTTTAAAACCCAGTTCTTTGACCGTCTGGCGCAGCTGGAAATGGATGTCCTGCCACTCGCGCACCCGCAGGTAGGAGAGAAACTCCTTCTGACACATGCGGCGGAACGGGTTGCTGCCAAGGAGATCCTGCTGATCTTTCAGGTAGTTCCAGAGATTAACGAAGGCGAGGAAATCGGAATCCTTGTCCTCAAAGCGTCGGTGCTGCTCGTCGGCAGCCTGCTTCTTCTCCATGGGCCGCTCGCGGGGATCCTGAATACTGAGGGCCGCGGTGATCACCATCACCTCGTTCAGGCAGCCAGTTTGCGCTGCGCTGATCACCATCTTGGCAAGCCGTGGATCAAGAGGAATGCGCGAGAGCTGGCGACCGGTTTCGGTCAACTGCAGTTTGGGCTCTTGATCCCGGGTGCCGGGCAGCTCTTTGACCGCTTCCAATTCTTTGAGCAAGGTCAGGCCATCCTTGATATGGCGTGACTCCGGCGGCTCGACGAAGGGGAAGGCCTCCATATTGCCAAGGCCGAGCGCCAGCATCTGCAAGATGACCGAGGCCAGGTTGGTGCGCAGGATCTCGGGGTCGGTGAAGGCAGGACGGCCGTTGAAATCCTCCTCGGAGTAGAGACGGATACAGATGCCATCTGCCACCCGGCCGCAGCGCCCTTTACGCTGGTTGGCGCTGGCCTGGGAGACAGGCTCGATAGGCAGGCGCTGCACCTTGGTGCGCCAGGAGTAGCGGCTGATGCGGGCCGTACCCGGATCGATCACGTAACGGATGCCCGGCACCGTCAGCGAGGTCTCCGCCACGTTGGTGGCCAGCACGATGCGCCGTCCGGCGTGTTGCTGGAACACCTTGTTCTGCTCGGCGTTGGAGAGGCGGGCATAGAGCGGCAACACCTCGGTATCGCGCAGGTTGAGTTTGCGCAGGGCGTCGGCGGTATCGCGGATCTCCCGCTCGCCGTTCATGAAGATGAGGATATCCCCCAGCCCTTCGCGAGCCAGCTCCTCCACCGCATCGAAGATCCCCTGCAGTTCGTCGCGCTCTTCAAGACCTTCGCTCTTGTCACTGGTGAGTGGACGGTAGCGCACCTCCACCGGATAAGTGCGGCCGGAGACCTCGATCACCGGCGCCTTGTTGAAATGGCGGGAGAAACGCTGCGGGTCGATAGTGGCCGAGGTGATGATCACCTTGAGATCGGGGCGCTTGGGCAGCAGTTGCTTGAGATAGCCCAGAATGAAGTCGATGTTGAGGCTGCGCTCGTGGGCCTCATCGATGATGATGGTGTCGTACTGGGTGAGCATCCGGTCGTTCTGGATCTCGGCCAGCAGGATACCGTCGGTCATCAGCTTGATGTGGGTCTGCTCGCTCACCTGATCGGTAAAGCGCACCTTATAACCCACGTAGTGGCCAAGCTCGGACTCCATCTCTTCGGCAATACGAGCCGCGACGGTACGAGCCGCCAGACGGCGCGGCTGGGTGTGGCCGATAAAGCCCTTCACCCCGCGCCCCAGCGCCAGACAGATCTTGGGGATCTGGGTGGTTTTGCCCGAACCGGTTTCACCGGCGATGATCACCACCTGATGCTCACTGATCGCCTTGGCGATCTCCGCCTGCTTCTGACTGACTGGCAGGTTGTCCGGATAGGTAACCTTGGGCACACCGGCCAGACGGGACTGGTAACGCGCTTGCGCGGCATCCAGATCGGCGGAAATGGTCTCAAGCACGGCGGCCTGTTTGCCTTCAGGCAGTTTCTTGACCCCGTGCAGACGGCTGGAAAGGCGGCGGGCGTCGAGATTCATGCAGGCAGAGAGACGGCGGCGCAGCGCCTCGATAGAGAGAGACAAGGTACGAATTCCTTAATAGAGAGCCCGGCATGGGGCCATATCGATTAGCTGCGAGCGATCCTAAAGAGCGAGCGGGGACGGTGCAAGCCTTAACGTCGAGCAATAGATAGGAAGGCGGTGAGATGGGCCGATCCTCATACCTGGAAAACCGTTCTTAGTAAGATGGCATAACATGAAAAGTGGGCAGCGCCAGAAATGGCCAAGGCAAGCCGCAGCTTGCCTTGTGAGAGAGGAAAAACAGGGTTAACCGTGGCTGTGATGGACAAAACAGGTGGTGAGCTGGGCGTGAATGGCCTGCATGACATTGTGGCGATTGATGACACCGAGCAGGCGTCCCTCCTCCACTACCGGATAAATCTTCGGCTTTTGCCCCATCATCATCTCGGCCAGGCTCAAAATGCTGGTATCAGGCCCCACCGACAGCACCTCCTTGCGCATCACATCCTTGACCTGCGCCACCTGCTCGCAGTGATAGGCCTCCTTGAGCAGCACGGCAATGCAATCCTGCTCGGAGATCCAGCCGATCAGATGGCCCTTCTCATCCACCACCGGGCCCCCCAGCTGATGGCTGTTCAGAAATTTCTCGACCGCAGATTGCACCATCATGTCGGCTGTGAAGGTGATGGGTCTGCTCTGCATATAATCCTTGGCTTTTAGCGATTCCATATCTGCTCCCCTACGGTAGTTCATCAAACTGGCGTCTTGCGCGCCGGTACCGGCACCATGCACGGCTTGTTCCAAGCATAGCTGGCTCGCGGCAGTATGAGTCAGCGGCCAGCCACGCTCTCAACTGATCGCAGGCTAACGACATGGTGATGGGGATCAAGCCGGGGAGTGGCCCGCTCTGCCATGGATTGGCAAACGACCTTTGTTCGGTCTCGTTGCCCCTGTCTGTCAAGGCTGAAGGAGCACGTCAGCTCTGACATGTTTCATTTGGATGCTTCACCAAACAATATTTATTTAGCATCACTTTAAATCAAAGTAAGAGGGGCCAAGCAGGCGGCCCCTCATTTGGTTTGGCTATACAGAGCTGATCGATATCAGCGTTTTAGTGCAGCCCAGACCATGTTTGGTGAAGCACCATTCACTCGAACCATACGAACCCAAAGCAAAGTCATGTGTTCAAGATGTAGGGCTTGAGGTAATCCACCAACATCCAGAGGTTCCCATTCCAATTGACTGATTAAGCTAGATACTTTTTGTTTGGATGGGGCATCATCACCAC
It encodes the following:
- a CDS encoding MerR family DNA-binding transcriptional regulator, with product MTNKDEGRRFSISELAREFDITTRSIRFYEDQGLLNPAREGQTRIYSKQDRVRLKLTLRGKRLGFSLAEIRELFDLYDADKSSRTQLQTMLGLVEEKRETLQQQMEDIRMVLLELDAAEQRCQQALSQLG
- the rplY gene encoding 50S ribosomal protein L25 → MSFVFQAEVRSDLGKGASRRLRQADQVPAIVYGAGKEALSITVDHKKMVLAQEKPEFYESVLTLVINGEEVNVKVKAIQRHPVRYKLIHLDFVRV
- the hrpA gene encoding ATP-dependent RNA helicase HrpA: MSLSIEALRRRLSACMNLDARRLSSRLHGVKKLPEGKQAAVLETISADLDAAQARYQSRLAGVPKVTYPDNLPVSQKQAEIAKAISEHQVVIIAGETGSGKTTQIPKICLALGRGVKGFIGHTQPRRLAARTVAARIAEEMESELGHYVGYKVRFTDQVSEQTHIKLMTDGILLAEIQNDRMLTQYDTIIIDEAHERSLNIDFILGYLKQLLPKRPDLKVIITSATIDPQRFSRHFNKAPVIEVSGRTYPVEVRYRPLTSDKSEGLEERDELQGIFDAVEELAREGLGDILIFMNGEREIRDTADALRKLNLRDTEVLPLYARLSNAEQNKVFQQHAGRRIVLATNVAETSLTVPGIRYVIDPGTARISRYSWRTKVQRLPIEPVSQASANQRKGRCGRVADGICIRLYSEEDFNGRPAFTDPEILRTNLASVILQMLALGLGNMEAFPFVEPPESRHIKDGLTLLKELEAVKELPGTRDQEPKLQLTETGRQLSRIPLDPRLAKMVISAAQTGCLNEVMVITAALSIQDPRERPMEKKQAADEQHRRFEDKDSDFLAFVNLWNYLKDQQDLLGSNPFRRMCQKEFLSYLRVREWQDIHFQLRQTVKELGFKANHEPADFKTVHCALLTGLLSHIGNKDLEKPEFLGARNGRFHLFPASGLFKKPPKWVMAAELVETSRLYARINAKIEPEWVEPLAGHLIKLHHSDPHWSKKNGAVMAKEKVTLYGLTLVNERTINFSRIDPALCRELFIRRALVEGDFETRHRFFSDNRKLLAEVEALEHKSRRRDILVDDEDLFRFYDARLPEEVISARHFDKWWKEAQKRDPELLNFEKEMLMKGDAAHISDLDYPNFWQQGRLKLKLTYQFEPGEAADGVTLHIPLPLLNQVEVKGFEWLIPGLRHELLVALIKSMPKPMRKNFVPAPNYADALLATLNPEQGPLLDEMERQLRRMTGVTVPRESWDWAAVPDHLKLTFRVVDDKHKKVAEGKDLEALKESLRGKVQETLSQVADDDIEQSGLTLWSFGELPQEYSQKRGGFEVKAYPALVDQKDSVAIQLVESPVVQQQLMWAGQRRLVLLNVPSPIKYLQEKLPNKAKLGLYFNPFGKVAELIDDCIACGCDKLIEQHGGMAWDEVGFEALKEFVRAELNDAVVEVAKQVEAVLTLSHEIKKRLKGKMQLDTAFAMSDIQLQLGNLIHKGFVTETGWQRLPDLLRYLRAIERRLEKLAIDPNRDRVYMLKVQSVESEYKALLAKIPKSQLIPAEVANIRWMIEELRVSFFAQNLGTPYPVSDKRVLNAIAQC
- a CDS encoding EAL domain-containing protein; amino-acid sequence: MYSYVARQPILDRDLNTHAYELLFRDSLNNVFPSISSQQATSRLVVEQFLQQNIDQLLGGRPCFINFPHSLLLEGLAECLPPEKVVIEILEDSPPDDALLEKVKQLHKLGYQLALDDFTMSPDWERFFPFIHIIKFDLRATSLLQIKVFIQRHQALGLTYLAEKVEDKAEFERVKQLGIQLFQGFFFSRPEMVKQATMAPAQVVVMQLLNVVNETEPDINKIEQLLGQDISLSLKLLRYVNHLKGHTNPISSFRQAAIYLGNTQLKRFVSLVAATSAGKGKSAELYQMSMIRARFCELLAHAHAPTQQAQQAFITGLFSLLDVLMEQPMDKLLGTIPLIEDIRLALLERKGNLGFYLAFCEDYENANWSRVTARTAKLGLNEDKVSHLYLAATTWVNEQLLAMEATN
- a CDS encoding thiolase family protein; its protein translation is MDIAIVAAKRTPMGAFQGALAEVTAPELGACAIEAALQQSGLRPEQVDEVFMGNVLAAGVGQAPARQALLKAGLPDSVPATTINKVCGSGMKAVMLAADTIRLGDNRVVVAGGMESMSRAPYLLDNARSGFRMGHQKVLDHLFLDGLQDAYDGQLMGIHAQRSADQASLTRSAMDEFALASLQRARDAQQAGAFASELASVYRGDRLLLAEDEQPSKGRPEKIPTLKPAFGKEGTITAANSSSISDGAAALILMDGATAQAWQVPVLARIVGYQSHAALPAEFTSAPIGAISRLLDRLAWSVEEVDLFEINEAFAMVTMLAMSGVGIPHHKVNVHGGACALGHPLGASGARILVTLIAALRQRSLRRGVAVLCIGGGEATAIAVEVNDETN
- a CDS encoding CBS domain-containing protein, with the translated sequence MESLKAKDYMQSRPITFTADMMVQSAVEKFLNSHQLGGPVVDEKGHLIGWISEQDCIAVLLKEAYHCEQVAQVKDVMRKEVLSVGPDTSILSLAEMMMGQKPKIYPVVEEGRLLGVINRHNVMQAIHAQLTTCFVHHSHG